Proteins encoded together in one Leptidea sinapis chromosome 45, ilLepSina1.1, whole genome shotgun sequence window:
- the LOC126977508 gene encoding 26S proteasome non-ATPase regulatory subunit 14: MDRLLRLGGGMAGLSQAPPPTDAPVVDTAEQVYISSLALLKMLKHGRAGVPMEVMGLMLGEFVDDYTVRVIDVFAMPQTGTGVSVEAVDPVFQAKMLDMLRQTGRPEMVVGWYHSHPGFGCWLSGVDINTQQSFEALSERAVAVVVDPIQSVKGKVVIDAFRLINPNMMVLGQEPRQTTSNLGHLQKPSVQALIHGLNRHYYSISINYRKNELEQKMLLNLHKKSWMDGLTLSDYKEHCKINETTVTDMLELAKNYNKALEDEEKMTPEQLAIKNVGKQDPKRHLEEKVDILMANNIVQCLGAMFDTMVFK; the protein is encoded by the exons AAGTTTACATCTCATCCTTGGCTCTCCTAAAGATGTTAAAACATGGCCGCGCAGGTGTTCCCATGGAAGTTATGGGTCTCATGTTgg GTGAGTTTGTGGATGACTACACAGTTCGTGTAATTGACGTATTTGCAATGCCTCAAACTGGTACAGGTGTGTCTGTTGAGGCAGTAGACCCTGTCTTCCAAGCTAAGATGTTGGACATGTTGAGACAGACTGGACGTCCTGAGATGGTTGTTGGATG GTACCATTCGCATCCTGGGTTCGGCTGCTGGTTATCTGGTGTCGATATTAACACGCAACAATCCTTTGAAGCATTATCTGAAAGAGCTGTAGCGGTGGTGGTGGATCCCATACAATCTGTTAAGGGAAAAGTGGTGATTGATGCATTCCGTCTTATTAATCCAAACATGATGGTCCTTGGTCAGGAGCCAAGACAAACTACTTCTAATCTCGGACACCTACAGAAGCCTTCTGTTCAGGCTCTTATCCATGGTCTTAATAGACACTATTATTCCATTAGCATTAACTACAGAAAGAACGAGTTAGAGCAAAAAATGTTGCTTAACCTTCACAAGAAGTCATGGATGGACGGTCTCACACTATCAGATTATAAGGAACACTGTAAGATCAATGAGACTACAGTCACAGACATGTTAGAGCTAGCCAAGAACTATAACAAAGCACTAGAAGATGAAGAAAAGATGACTCCAGAACAGTTAGCCATTAAGAATGTCGGTAAGCAAGACCCTAAGAGGCATTTAGAGGAAAAGGTCGACATTTTGATGGCGAACAACATTGTTCAATGTTTAGGAGCCATGTTTGATACGATGGTGTTTAAATGA